From Triticum urartu cultivar G1812 chromosome 2, Tu2.1, whole genome shotgun sequence, a single genomic window includes:
- the LOC125538660 gene encoding chlorophyll a-b binding protein CP24 10B, chloroplastic, protein MALASTSATASAAVLKNPFLGARRALANAASLGAAKPVTRRVVVVAAAVGKKSWIPAVKSDAEFINPSWLDGSLPGDFGFDPLGLGKDPAFLKWYREAELIHGRWAMAAVLGIFIGQAYSGVPWFEAGAQPGAVAPFSFGSLLGTQLLLMGWVESKRWVDFFNPDSQSVEWATPWSRTAENFANFTGEQGYPGGKFFDPLGLGGETKDGVYIPDTEKLERLKVAEIKHSRLAMLAMLIFYFEAGQGKTPLGALGL, encoded by the exons ATGGCGCTCGCCTCCACCTCCGCCACCGCCTCCGCGGCCGTGCTCAAGAACCCGTTCCTCGGCGCGAGGCGCGCGCTCGCCAATGCCGCCTCCCTCGGCGCCGCCAAGCCCGTGACGCGCCGCGTGGTGGTCGTCGCCGCGGCCGTCGGCAAGAAGTCGTGGATCCCCGCGGTCAAGAGCGATGCCGAGTTCATCAACCCGTCCTGGCTCGATGGCTC GCTCCCCGGTGACTTCGGCTTCGACCCGCTGGGGCTTGGCAAGGACCCGGCGTTCCTCAAGTGGTACAGGGAGGCCGAGCTGATCCACGGGCGCTGGGCGATGGCCGCCGTGCTGGGCATCTTCATCGGGCAGGCGTACAGCGGCGTGCCGTGGTTCGAGGCCGGAGCGCAGCCAGGCGCGGTGGCGCCCTTCTCCTTCGGGTCGCTCCTGGGCACCCAGCTGCTGCTCATGGGGTGGGTGGAGTCCAAGCGGTGGGTCGACTTCTTCAACCCGGACTCCCAGTCGGTGGAGTGGGCCACGCCGTGGTCGCGCACAGCCGAGAACTTCGCCAACTTCACCGGCGAGCAAGGGTACCCGGGCGGCAAGTTCTTCGACCCGCTCGGCCTCGGTGGCGAGACCAAGGACGGCGTCTACATCCCCGACACCGAGAAGCTCGAGCGGCTCAAGGTGGCCGAGATCAAGCACTCGCGCCTCGCCATGCTCGCCATGCTCATCTTCTACTTCGAGGCCGGACAGGGCAAAACGCCGCTCGGCGCGCTCGGCCTATAA